A stretch of Halomonas elongata DSM 2581 DNA encodes these proteins:
- a CDS encoding TIM barrel protein has translation MNSCQDTLPFTLAACAEMLFRDLPITERVARIDALGFQVEIWDWSRHDIKSLAATGATFSSMTGYLEGTLADQEGADRLVATARESVAVAKQLGIPRLNLHGTGLDGQGLPVQPGAEMTGPMWIRAADTLHRLADLGQQHGVMFVLENLNTEVDHPGVPFARVEDVLALVESVDRPEIRIMLDLYHAQIGEGNLVELVHRCAPYIGEVQVADVPGRREPGSGEIHYPAIARALQEIGYRGTVGLESWASGDDEQALRRFRDAFTL, from the coding sequence ATGAACTCATGCCAAGACACGCTCCCCTTCACCCTGGCTGCCTGCGCCGAGATGCTGTTTCGCGACCTGCCGATCACTGAAAGGGTCGCTCGGATCGATGCCCTGGGCTTCCAGGTAGAGATCTGGGACTGGAGTCGCCACGACATCAAGTCGCTGGCAGCTACCGGAGCGACGTTCTCCTCCATGACCGGCTATCTCGAGGGCACCCTGGCGGACCAGGAGGGTGCCGATCGGCTGGTGGCAACGGCCCGAGAGTCGGTTGCCGTGGCCAAGCAACTGGGGATCCCTCGACTCAACCTGCACGGCACAGGCCTCGATGGTCAGGGCTTGCCGGTCCAGCCGGGGGCCGAGATGACCGGACCCATGTGGATAAGAGCGGCGGATACGTTGCATCGACTGGCGGATCTCGGCCAGCAACATGGCGTGATGTTCGTGCTGGAAAACCTCAATACCGAGGTCGATCACCCCGGAGTGCCCTTTGCCCGTGTCGAGGACGTGCTGGCATTGGTGGAGAGTGTCGATCGCCCGGAGATACGCATCATGCTCGATCTCTATCACGCCCAGATCGGCGAGGGAAACCTGGTCGAGCTGGTGCACCGCTGTGCCCCCTATATCGGCGAGGTTCAGGTTGCCGATGTTCCGGGACGTCGTGAACCCGGCAGCGGTGAGATCCACTATCCGGCCATTGCCCGTGCACTGCAGGAAATCGGCTATCGGGGCACGGTGGGTCTGGAGAGCTGGGCCTCCGGAGACGATGAGCAGGCCCTGCGACGTTTCAGGGATGCTTTCACCCTTTAA
- a CDS encoding ATP-binding cassette domain-containing protein produces the protein MSERTPMIEMCNVSKHFGSVIALSDISVQVHSGEVMCLLGDNGAGKSTLIKTLSGVHRPTHGEIRLNGEPARFKSPAYALDAGIATVFQDLAMIPLMSITRNFFMGREPTVGWGPLKRIDWKLADRIAKQEMGKIGIDVRDPSQPVGTLSGGERQCVAIARAVYFGAKVLILDEPTSALGVKQASVVLRYIAKARADGLAVIFITHNVHHAYPVADAFILLKRGGSLGTFRKEDITREEVLNMMAGGAELESLDAELAEFQRSDTERADADTSGVRPRLAAGQ, from the coding sequence ATGAGCGAACGTACGCCCATGATCGAGATGTGCAACGTCAGCAAGCACTTCGGCAGTGTCATCGCCCTGAGCGATATCTCGGTACAAGTCCATTCCGGCGAAGTCATGTGCCTGCTGGGCGACAATGGTGCCGGCAAGTCGACCCTGATCAAGACGTTGTCGGGAGTCCATCGGCCGACCCACGGCGAGATACGCCTGAATGGCGAGCCGGCTCGCTTCAAGTCGCCGGCCTATGCCCTGGATGCCGGCATTGCCACCGTCTTCCAGGACCTGGCGATGATCCCGTTGATGTCGATCACTCGCAATTTCTTCATGGGTCGCGAGCCCACTGTGGGCTGGGGACCTCTCAAGCGCATCGACTGGAAACTGGCCGACCGTATCGCCAAGCAGGAGATGGGCAAGATCGGCATCGATGTGCGAGACCCCAGCCAGCCGGTAGGCACGCTCTCCGGTGGTGAGCGACAGTGCGTGGCGATCGCTCGCGCAGTCTACTTCGGGGCCAAGGTGTTGATTCTCGACGAGCCGACCTCGGCGCTGGGGGTCAAGCAGGCGTCGGTGGTATTGCGCTACATCGCCAAGGCGCGGGCCGACGGCCTGGCGGTGATCTTCATCACCCACAACGTTCATCACGCCTATCCGGTAGCGGACGCCTTCATCCTACTCAAGCGTGGCGGCAGTCTCGGCACCTTCCGCAAGGAAGACATCACCCGAGAGGAAGTGCTCAACATGATGGCCGGTGGTGCTGAGCTGGAGAGTCTGGACGCCGAGCTGGCCGAGTTCCAGCGCAGCGACACCGAGCGGGCCGACGCCGATACATCCGGTGTCCGGCCTCGTCTTGCTGCCGGCCAGTGA
- a CDS encoding ABC transporter permease, translating to MKSNASPQTDAVAPQDERIQKVSFWKRALSRPELGALAGTVLVLAFFIVAASGTGMFTPAGIVNFLEVAAQLGIIATAAALLMIGGEFDLSIGSMIGLAGILIAIPAVEYGWPLWAAIILAFSCAALVGWINGNLVNKTGLPSFIVTLGFLFILRGLAIGISRLLTGRTQIGGIHDHIPGDWFAALFSGEVATGLFSWMASQGWIATNFAGNPVVTGIPVSIVWWLALTALATWVLLCTPYGNWIFASGGDANAARNSGVPVHRVKISLFMFTALSATVFACLQVMDTGSADTIRGLLKELEAIIAVVIGGALLTGGYGSAIGAALGALIFGLVQMGIFYTGVNTDWFQVFLGVMLLVAVLFNNFMRKKAMEAK from the coding sequence ATGAAGTCCAATGCATCCCCACAAACCGACGCGGTGGCACCGCAGGATGAGCGTATCCAGAAGGTGTCGTTCTGGAAGAGGGCGTTGAGCCGTCCTGAGTTGGGCGCCCTGGCTGGTACTGTCCTGGTGCTCGCTTTCTTTATCGTGGCTGCCAGTGGCACTGGCATGTTCACGCCGGCGGGCATCGTCAATTTCCTCGAAGTGGCGGCTCAACTGGGGATCATCGCCACCGCTGCCGCCTTGCTGATGATCGGTGGCGAGTTCGATCTTTCCATTGGCTCGATGATCGGTCTGGCCGGCATTCTCATCGCCATCCCTGCCGTGGAATACGGCTGGCCCCTGTGGGCGGCCATCATACTGGCTTTCTCCTGTGCGGCTCTGGTGGGCTGGATCAATGGCAACCTGGTCAACAAGACGGGATTGCCTTCGTTCATCGTGACCCTGGGGTTCCTGTTCATCCTGCGGGGCCTGGCGATCGGGATCAGCCGCCTGCTGACTGGTCGTACCCAGATCGGCGGGATCCACGACCATATTCCGGGTGACTGGTTTGCGGCTCTCTTTTCGGGAGAGGTTGCGACCGGGCTCTTCTCCTGGATGGCCTCGCAGGGCTGGATCGCCACCAACTTTGCCGGCAACCCGGTGGTGACCGGCATCCCGGTTTCCATCGTCTGGTGGCTGGCCCTCACTGCCTTGGCGACCTGGGTGTTGCTCTGCACTCCTTACGGAAACTGGATATTCGCCAGCGGGGGGGATGCCAATGCGGCGCGCAACTCCGGTGTGCCGGTCCACCGCGTCAAGATCTCGCTGTTCATGTTCACTGCCTTATCCGCAACTGTCTTCGCCTGCCTCCAGGTGATGGATACCGGTTCGGCGGACACCATTCGCGGCTTGCTCAAGGAGTTGGAAGCGATCATCGCGGTCGTCATCGGTGGGGCGTTGCTCACCGGCGGTTACGGCTCGGCCATCGGTGCGGCACTCGGTGCTCTGATCTTCGGCCTGGTGCAGATGGGCATTTTCTACACCGGCGTCAATACCGACTGGTTCCAGGTGTTCCTGGGCGTGATGCTGCTGGTAGCCGTGCTCTTCAACAATTTCATGCGCAAGAAGGCGATGGAGGCCAAGTGA
- a CDS encoding sugar ABC transporter substrate-binding protein yields the protein MARLSHWLLASTTAVALMAGTVQAQEENRFVMVTHGVPSDPFWSVVKNGAEAAADTVGAELEYRAPSTFDMAKMQQLVEAAVASAPDGLIVSFTDEDALGGIVQEASDNGIPVITINSGGDVAQKYGSRLHVGQSEYEAGKQAAERMQEMGVEKAVCVNHEQGNQGLDQRCDGFLEGFDGNAEQLATTYDPTSIRNAIVAYLNEHSDVRGILTLGALAAEPMIQAMREQGATDMFTLGTFDLSPGILEALEAEELDFAIDQQQYLQGYLPVMFLDQFARNGLLPAGDVPTGPGFVTPDNAAQVLELSEQGIR from the coding sequence ATGGCACGTCTATCACATTGGCTGCTGGCCTCGACCACCGCGGTGGCGCTCATGGCCGGCACGGTACAGGCACAAGAAGAGAACCGCTTCGTCATGGTGACCCATGGCGTTCCCTCCGACCCCTTCTGGTCCGTAGTCAAGAACGGGGCCGAGGCGGCTGCTGACACGGTAGGAGCGGAGTTGGAGTATCGCGCACCGTCTACCTTCGACATGGCCAAGATGCAGCAACTGGTCGAGGCGGCGGTGGCCTCCGCCCCGGATGGCCTGATTGTCTCCTTCACCGATGAAGATGCGCTGGGAGGCATCGTCCAGGAGGCCTCCGACAACGGCATTCCAGTGATCACCATCAACTCCGGTGGCGATGTCGCGCAGAAGTATGGGAGCCGTCTGCATGTCGGCCAGAGCGAGTATGAAGCAGGTAAACAGGCCGCCGAGCGAATGCAGGAGATGGGCGTCGAGAAGGCGGTTTGTGTCAACCACGAGCAGGGTAACCAGGGCCTCGACCAGCGTTGCGACGGCTTCCTCGAGGGGTTTGACGGCAATGCCGAGCAGTTGGCCACTACCTATGATCCGACGTCGATCCGCAATGCCATCGTCGCCTATCTCAACGAGCACAGCGATGTGCGCGGCATCCTGACGCTGGGGGCACTGGCTGCCGAACCCATGATTCAGGCCATGCGCGAGCAAGGTGCCACCGACATGTTCACGCTTGGTACTTTCGATCTCTCGCCCGGCATCCTCGAGGCTCTCGAGGCTGAAGAGCTGGATTTTGCCATCGACCAGCAACAATACCTGCAAGGCTACCTGCCGGTGATGTTCCTCGATCAGTTCGCCAGGAATGGCTTGCTGCCGGCCGGCGACGTTCCTACCGGTCCCGGTTTCGTCACTCCGGACAATGCCGCCCAGGTCCTCGAACTGAGCGAGCAGGGAATCCGCTGA